One window from the genome of Paramisgurnus dabryanus chromosome 20, PD_genome_1.1, whole genome shotgun sequence encodes:
- the prokr1b gene encoding prokineticin receptor 1b gives MEKANITHLAAVFMNPHNQVPVLDVHDTVDTDFYDMDYGVPAEEMPDTTQGLAYYVATIVIGVVLVCIILVCGFGNLLFIVTLARYKKLRNLTNLLIANLAISDFIVAVVCCPFLVDYYVVKQLSWDHGKVLCASVNYLRTVSLYVSTNALLAIAVDRYMAIVHPLRPRMKYQTAYCLIFGVWIVPVLISIPSAYFASATKVPHGANRSQTFCAQIWTVDQQLYYRSYYLFIFAVEFVGPVLIMAMCYLRISRELWFKSVPGFQTEQIRKRLRCRRKTVMVLIGILTAYILCWAPYYGYTILRDFYPTLISREKNSLVAFYIIECITMSNSMINTFCFVSVKNNTVKYFKRIVLLRWKSSYTLRKTVDETDVNPNLSECRKGAELSGFHVTHITDD, from the exons ATGGAGAaagcaaacatcactcacttgGCTGCTGTGTTCATGAACCCCCATAATCAAGTGCCCGTTCTCGATGTCCACGATACTGTAGACACAGACTTTTACGACATGGACTACGGCGTACCTGCAGAGGAGATGCCGGACACTACGCAGGGGCTGGCGTACTATGTGGCCACCATTGTCATTGGAGTAGTCCTCGTCTGCATCATACTGGTGTGTGGCTTTGGCAATTTATTGTTCATAGTCACTCTAGCCCGATACAAAAAACTCAGAAACCTCACCAATTTACTCATCGCTAACCTGGCCATCTCTGACTTCATAGTGGCCGTGGTCTGCTGCCCTTTCTTGGTGGATTACTATGTGGTTAAACAGCTCTCCTGGGACCACGGGAAAGTTTTGTGTGCCTCTGTCAACTACCTGAGGACTGTGTCTCTCTATGTGTCTACAAACGCCTTACTGGCCATCGCTGTCGACAG GTATATGGCAATTGTTCACCCATTAAGGCCCAGAATGAAGTACCAGACGGCATACTGTCTCATATTTGGCGTGTGGATTGTTCCAGTGCTTATTTCCATACCGTCGGCTTACTTTGCTTCTGCGACCAAGGTTCCTCACGGTGCCAACCGCAGCCAAACCTTCTGCGCCCAGATTTGGACAGTTGATCAACAGCTATATTACCGCTCCTACTACTTGTTCATCTTTGCCGTGGAGTTCGTCGGCCCGGTGCTCATAATGGCCATGTGCTACTTGCGAATATCCAGGGAACTCTGGTTCAAGAGCGTTCCGGGTTTCCAGACGGAGCAGATCCGGAAGCGACTACGTTGTCGCAGGAAGACGGTCATGGTTCTCATTGGGATCCTTACGGCATACATCCTCTGTTGGGCTCCGTACTACGGCTACACAATCCTGCGCGATTTTTACCCGACGCTCATCTCCAGAGAAAAGAACTCTCTAGTGGCTTTCTACATCATCGAGTGCATCACCATGAGCAACAGCATGATCAACACCTTCTGCTTTGTCAGCGTGAAGAACAACACCGTGAAGTATTTCAAGAGGATTGTCCTCCTACGATGGAAGTCCTCCTACACCTTGAGGAAGACTGTCGATGAGACAGACGTAAACCCCAATCTTAGTGAATGTAGAAAGGGAGCCGAACTGAGTGGTTTTCATGTCACCCACATTACAGATGATTAA